The following coding sequences are from one Geodermatophilus normandii window:
- a CDS encoding succinate dehydrogenase/fumarate reductase iron-sulfur subunit, with protein MTEVGEPTLGAVDEGSRGNGGGYDATLRVWRGDATGGELRTYTVPVNEGEVVLDVIHRLQATQAGDLAVRWNCKAGKCGSCSAEVNGRPRLMCLTRMNTFAPDEPVTVTPLRTFPVVRDLVTDVSFNYEKAAQVPAFTPRPRDPDGNHRMQQVDVDRPQEFRKCIECWLCQDTCHVIRDHEENKAAFAGPRFLIRLAELDMHPLDVRDRRDAAQEEFGLGYCNITKCCSEVCPEGIHLTDNGIIPLKERVVDRRYDPLTWLGSRIGRRPRR; from the coding sequence GTGACCGAGGTGGGGGAACCGACCCTCGGGGCGGTCGACGAGGGCTCGCGCGGGAACGGCGGCGGGTACGACGCCACCCTGCGCGTCTGGCGCGGCGACGCCACCGGCGGGGAGCTGCGGACCTACACCGTCCCGGTGAACGAGGGCGAGGTCGTCCTCGACGTCATCCACCGCCTGCAGGCCACCCAGGCCGGTGACCTCGCCGTGCGGTGGAACTGCAAGGCCGGCAAGTGCGGGTCGTGCAGCGCGGAGGTCAACGGCCGGCCGCGGCTCATGTGCCTGACCCGCATGAACACGTTCGCCCCCGACGAGCCGGTGACCGTCACCCCGCTGCGGACGTTCCCCGTCGTGCGCGACCTGGTCACCGACGTCTCCTTCAACTACGAGAAGGCCGCGCAGGTCCCGGCGTTCACCCCCCGGCCGCGCGACCCCGACGGCAACCACCGGATGCAGCAGGTCGACGTCGACCGGCCCCAGGAGTTCCGCAAGTGCATCGAGTGCTGGCTCTGCCAGGACACCTGCCACGTCATCCGTGACCACGAGGAGAACAAGGCCGCCTTCGCCGGGCCGCGCTTCCTCATCCGGCTGGCCGAGCTGGACATGCACCCGCTGGACGTCCGTGACCGCCGGGACGCCGCCCAGGAGGAGTTCGGCCTGGGCTACTGCAACATCACCAAGTGCTGCTCGGAGGTCTGCCCCGAGGGCATCCACCTCACCGACAACGGGATCATCCCGCTCAAGGAACGGGTGGTGGACCGCCGCTACGACCCGCTCACCTGGCTGGGGTCGAGGATCGGGCGCCGGCCCCGGCGGTGA